A DNA window from Aureibaculum sp. 2308TA14-22 contains the following coding sequences:
- a CDS encoding DUF4126 domain-containing protein — MPETVFSILLGIGLAASVGFRIFVPLFALSLASYYQIIPLNDNWEWIGSSAAMITLGIATIVEIGAYLIPWLDNLLDTIAVPLAAIAGTAVMLSTAADLDPIITWSLAIIAGGGTATAIKTSTSTARLTSTATTGGVANPIVSTVESGTSIIMAILAFVAPVLAIIFVIIILWLLFKVFKWFKPRKQIDG; from the coding sequence ATGCCCGAAACAGTTTTTAGTATTTTATTAGGTATTGGCCTAGCCGCATCCGTAGGGTTTCGAATATTTGTCCCACTCTTCGCATTGAGCTTGGCTTCCTATTATCAGATTATTCCCTTAAATGACAATTGGGAATGGATAGGTAGTTCTGCAGCCATGATTACCCTTGGTATTGCAACCATTGTTGAAATAGGTGCGTATTTAATCCCTTGGTTAGATAATTTATTAGATACCATAGCAGTGCCTTTAGCAGCCATTGCTGGTACCGCGGTAATGTTGTCAACTGCAGCAGATTTAGACCCAATAATAACGTGGTCATTGGCCATTATTGCTGGCGGAGGTACCGCAACGGCTATAAAAACATCTACAAGTACAGCAAGATTAACATCAACGGCAACAACAGGCGGTGTGGCAAACCCCATTGTTTCTACTGTTGAATCAGGCACTTCTATAATAATGGCAATTTTGGCATTTGTCGCTCCAGTATTGGCTATTATTTTTGTAATAATAATACTATGGCTACTATTTAAAGTATTTAAGTGGTTTAAACCTAGAAAACAAATAGATGGATAA
- a CDS encoding DUF2795 domain-containing protein: MYWTLELASYLSDAPWPATKDELVDYAIRTGAPLEVVENLQAIEDEDDSYESIQEIWSDYPTDEDFLWNEDEY; this comes from the coding sequence ATGTATTGGACTTTAGAATTGGCATCTTATTTAAGTGATGCTCCCTGGCCAGCCACCAAAGACGAATTAGTTGATTATGCGATTAGAACTGGTGCACCGCTTGAAGTTGTTGAAAACTTGCAAGCTATTGAAGACGAAGACGATTCGTATGAGTCTATTCAAGAAATTTGGTCGGACTACCCAACGGATGAAGATTTCCTTTGGAACGAAGATGAATATTAA
- a CDS encoding cob(I)yrinic acid a,c-diamide adenosyltransferase, which yields MKIYTKTGDKGQTSLYGGTRVPKYHLRIEAYGTVDELNSHIGLLKDQKISNETAKTLLKVQNELFTLGAMLATPPEKETLKSGKERLNIPKISESEINYLESEIDVMQQTLPQMTHFVLPGGHQTVSFCHIARCICRRAERLAVHLNDNEPINELIIIYLNRLSDYLFVLARKLTYDNQVEEIPWLPSKN from the coding sequence ATGAAAATATATACAAAAACGGGCGATAAAGGGCAAACTTCACTTTACGGAGGCACAAGAGTACCGAAATATCATTTACGTATTGAAGCTTACGGAACGGTAGATGAACTCAACTCGCATATAGGCTTACTAAAAGATCAAAAAATATCAAACGAAACTGCAAAGACATTACTAAAAGTTCAAAATGAATTATTTACCCTTGGAGCCATGTTAGCGACTCCACCAGAAAAAGAAACCTTAAAAAGTGGAAAAGAGCGATTGAACATTCCCAAAATTTCGGAATCGGAAATTAATTATTTAGAATCTGAAATTGACGTTATGCAACAAACGTTGCCACAGATGACTCATTTTGTATTACCGGGTGGGCATCAAACTGTGTCATTCTGTCATATTGCCCGCTGTATTTGCCGCCGTGCAGAGCGTTTAGCAGTACATTTAAATGATAATGAGCCCATAAATGAGTTGATAATAATCTACCTAAATAGACTATCTGACTACCTTTTTGTATTGGCACGGAAATTGACTTATGACAATCAAGTTGAGGAAATACCTTGGCTTCCGAGTAAAAATTAG